TTGACTGCTGTCGCCCGGTACCTACTCCAGAAGTGAAAAATTCCTCGCTTACCTGTAAGAAACTCTCAATCGGTGATTTCTCTTCCTGTTACAGGCTATGATAAGGAACCGTCTTCTATCAACGTATTCATTAAGGATAATTGTAGCCGTTAAAGTCATTTTCGTCAACAAGTAATCTAGCCGAGGTAAAAAAGACTGGCGCGTAAACACCAGTCCCTTTTCAAAATGTGTTCCAAGCGCAAATCGATCTTTTGCGCACCCGTCACACTTTCTCTTAAACGTGTTCCAAGCGCGAGGTGAGCTCCATTTCAGAAGTACTTGCAAATCCTCTTTGAGGATTTACTGCGTACTTCTTCCAATGGTCTCTCCTCTTTTTGCGCTTGTCACACTCTTTACTTATCTAGTTCTATCCATTCGTCAGACCAAGAGTGTAATGAGGTTAAGACGGTTTCAAGATCTTGGCCTTTTTGAGTTAGGGCATAGTAAGTATATTTGTGGCAATCACTACATTGTGTCACCCGCTCAAGGATTCCTAGGCAGGTCAGTTCTCTTAGTCGTTCGGTCAGTACCCGGTCGGAAATCCCATCAATATGGTCACGTAATTCAGAAAAACGAAGTGGGCCTTTGAGTAAGCTTTGAATGATTAAACCATTCCATTTCTTTCCTAATAATTGGAAACCTTGCTCAAATTTGCGACACAGAGAAGGAATGTGCTGTTCACTCAAGCGGTCACTTCCTTTCTTTATAAAGTTAATTTTTCTTATTATTACTTTCTGCTAAGTTTGGAAAATATTTTCTCCTCAGCCGATTAAATGGCGTCAGCAAACGCTCATTAATGGTTTGGTTTAGAGGATTAAGGATGCGTTGACTACAGAAAGTTTGGCAATTATCCCGCCATATCTTAGAGGCAGGTCTTAAATATTCTGTCGATGCTAAGTATTTATCCACAAAAGTCACCACAAATGACTCTGGGTAAGCAGGAAGTTGCCAAGTAGCCAACCACATGTGTTTAATGATAATATCATGTTCAACTTCGTTTAAGTCGGTTAAGACTTCTGCATTTTTTAGTGCAATATAAGGGTGATTGGTGAAATGATTGCCTTTTGAGAATGTCATTTCTTTCGTGTCATAGTAGAAAAGATCATGCATTAAACCCGCACGAGCGACTGAACGATAGTCTAAGTTTAAACGCTTAGCAATTTTATAACTATAATAACTGACAGAATAAGAATGAACTAAACGATTCCCATAAATATGTTGGCGAAACAGACCTAAATCGGTAATAAATTCATGGTCTTTAATATCATCGATTAAGGCCAAATAGTCACGGTCATTTTCCCAAGGGTAATTAGTTTCTGTCAATAAGTTCATGTCCTTTCTTTTGTAGAGCCTACTGATCAATTAGGAAGAAAGTGGTGCATAGCGATCGAGCCGGCAATGGCGACATTCAATGATTCCGCCTGACCCAGCATGGTAATATAGAGACTAATATCACTCGCTGCAATGATTTCCGGTCGAACACCATTTCCTTCGTTACCTAAAATAATGCCCCATCTTTCGTGTTTTTTCAAGTTATAAGTTTCTAAAGCTTGGGCTTGGTCATTTAATTCGGTCGCTGCTAAACAATAGCCTGCTGCCCTCAAACTGGCCATGGCTTCTTCTAAAACCACTTGGTGGAGGCGAACATGGAATTGACTGCCCTGCATAGAACGAACCACCTTAGGGCTATAAGGATCAACGGTACCCTTACCTAGGTAGATATCTTGATAATTAAAGGCATCTGCCGATCGGATCAAGGTTCCCAGGTTCCCTGGGTCTTGAACCCCATCCAGTAAGAGAACTGCAGGGGAAGCCGGTTTTAAAGAGGCTTTTCGGTCTCGATTGACCACCGCAAAGACCCCTTGATCCCTTTGAGTATCAGATAGTTCTTGGGCAATTTCAGGACTGATCAGGGTTTGATTAGCCAGCTTAAAGTCAGATTCATGTTTGGGAGTAAGAAAGACTTCAGCCAAGTCTGCCCCCGCCTCTAAGGCAGCCTCTAAAAGATGGGGGCCTTCAATAAGATATTGACCAGCCTTTTCCCGTCCCCGCCGACTTAATAATTTTTTGGCATCCTTAATTTTTGGGT
The nucleotide sequence above comes from Aerococcus urinae. Encoded proteins:
- a CDS encoding winged helix-turn-helix transcriptional regulator; this translates as MSEQHIPSLCRKFEQGFQLLGKKWNGLIIQSLLKGPLRFSELRDHIDGISDRVLTERLRELTCLGILERVTQCSDCHKYTYYALTQKGQDLETVLTSLHSWSDEWIELDK
- a CDS encoding TrmH family RNA methyltransferase yields the protein MLTSKNNPKIKDAKKLLSRRGREKAGQYLIEGPHLLEAALEAGADLAEVFLTPKHESDFKLANQTLISPEIAQELSDTQRDQGVFAVVNRDRKASLKPASPAVLLLDGVQDPGNLGTLIRSADAFNYQDIYLGKGTVDPYSPKVVRSMQGSQFHVRLHQVVLEEAMASLRAAGYCLAATELNDQAQALETYNLKKHERWGIILGNEGNGVRPEIIAASDISLYITMLGQAESLNVAIAGSIAMHHFLPN
- a CDS encoding HD domain-containing protein, with protein sequence MNLLTETNYPWENDRDYLALIDDIKDHEFITDLGLFRQHIYGNRLVHSYSVSYYSYKIAKRLNLDYRSVARAGLMHDLFYYDTKEMTFSKGNHFTNHPYIALKNAEVLTDLNEVEHDIIIKHMWLATWQLPAYPESFVVTFVDKYLASTEYLRPASKIWRDNCQTFCSQRILNPLNQTINERLLTPFNRLRRKYFPNLAESNNKKN